The Montipora capricornis isolate CH-2021 chromosome 6, ASM3666992v2, whole genome shotgun sequence genome has a window encoding:
- the LOC138051035 gene encoding uncharacterized protein — protein MAAFLSICECGADISNYEHKFCTSCGRELLCDEKSIITFYFSRGFEYKSILHMLSKQHGIKMSERTLKNRLKEFGLRRKLALYDEIEVRRHIEQEMEGPGCMAGYRSMWHTLSMKGIQVPRRVVEEIMRELDPEGCETRRRRRLRRRKYRAPGPNHCWHVDGYDKLKPYGFPIHGCIDGWSRKIMWLRVVRSNNLPETAASHFVDCVDDYGGCPVKLRTDCGTENVLMAAMQCEFRQDVDAHIYGPSPANQRIEGWWSFYRRNRSTWWINYFQDMIENGKFNPGSELEKECIWFSFSGIIQKDLDFVKEHWNTHRIRDSRHDTVPGRPDELFSLPEDHGGVDGLILPISSVQIDHFRENFLQVEEETNVYQDYFNYVLSNSDIREPKDWKEAENLYLDLLSVARR, from the coding sequence ATGGCGGCTTTCTTGAGCATTTGTGAGTGTGGAGCCGATATTAGCAATTATGAGCACAAATTTTGTACCAGTTGCGGGCGAGAGCTTCTCTGTGATGAGAAGTCCATAATAACTTTCTATTTCTCAAGAGGATTTGAGTACAAGAGTATACTACACATGCTTTCTAAGCAGCACGGCATCAAGATGTCAGAGCGAACTCTCAAGAATCGGCTGAAGGAATTTGGCCTTCGTAGAAAACTGGCTTTGTACGACGAGATAGAGGTGCGAAGACATATAGAACAAGAAATGGAAGGTCCTGGGTGTATGGCAGGATATCGCTCAATGTGGCATACACTATCGATGAAAGGTATTCAAGTACCAAGGAGGGTTGTAGAAGAGATTATGAGGGAACTTGACCCTGAAGGATGCGAAACCAGGAGAAGACGGCGTCTAAGACGAAGGAAATATAGAGCGCCAGGTCCCAACCATTGTTGGCACGTGGACGGTTACGACAAACTCAAACCATATGGTTTCCCAATACATGGATGCATTGATGGGTGGAGCAGAAAGATCATGTGGCTTCGGGTGGTTAGGTCAAACAACCTTCCGGAGACAGCAGCATCACATTTTGTTGATTGCGTCGACGATTATGGTGGTTGTCCAGTGAAATTAAGAACCGACTGTGGCACTGAGAATGTCTTAATGGCTGCTATGCAGTGCGAATTTAGACAGGATGTAGATGCCCATATTTACGGCCCATCTCCTGCCAATCAGAGGATAGAAGGATGGTGGTCTTTCTATCGCCGAAACCGGTCTACATGGTGGATAAACTATTTCCAAGATATGATTGAAAATGGGAAATTCAACCCGGGCAGTGAGCTCGAAAAAGAGTGCATTTGGTTCTCGTTTTCTGGAATCATCCAAAAAGATCTTGATTTTGTAAAAGAACATTGGAACACGCACCGCATAAGAGATTCACGGCATGACACAGTTCCTGGCAGACCCGATGAATTGTTTTCCCTGCCTGAGGACCACGGTGGAGTTGACGGATTGATTCTACCCATCTCAAGTGTACAGATTGATCATTTCAGGGAGAACTTTTTGCAGGTGGAGGAGGAAACAAATGTATATCAAGACTACTTCAATTATGTGTTGTCCAACAGTGACATACGGGAACCAAAAGACTGGAAAGAGGCCGAAAATTTATATCTTGACCTGTTGTCAGTGGCAAGAAGGTAG